Proteins encoded by one window of Cystobacter ferrugineus:
- a CDS encoding methyl-accepting chemotaxis protein, which yields MFSRWTVGRQFFVGLLLISTLIMCFIFLTRNSTQKLMNAELLVEQSHQTLGQIERVFSIVKDAESGQRDYLLSGDEGSLEPYRQASSKLTRELEPLRALLSGSPEQVRRLDTFKDLAAQRLESLRASIDVRRDQGLDAALARLKSGEGARVMDSLRGTVAEMLQHEEKQLAAREQGRTDETNELDRFFWIDGIALLFFTSLVALVIGRSLERKLQTAISQVQGSSAELHSAASQQVSGAREQASATTEISITVKELLSTSRQIAGSAQQVARVADDTAGAAQTGKDTVQRAQEAIDVVSRQVDAIVTHMLELGKRSQEIGGILDIINELSEQTNILAINATIESAGAGEHGKRFAVVADEIRKLADRVGGATKDIRVLIDEIRAASNTTIMATEDGSKAVQSSAKQFSEVAGNFRRIAELVRTNLDVAREIELSTQQQTTAVEQVNTAILEVAQTARQAETTSSQTMQTANQLAQLSKQLHAILNARAEA from the coding sequence ATGTTTTCGAGATGGACCGTGGGGCGGCAGTTCTTCGTGGGGTTGCTCCTGATCTCGACGTTGATTATGTGCTTCATCTTCCTGACCCGGAACAGCACCCAGAAGCTCATGAACGCCGAGCTCCTCGTCGAGCAGAGCCATCAGACGCTCGGGCAGATCGAGCGGGTCTTCTCCATCGTCAAGGACGCGGAGTCGGGACAGCGCGACTACCTCCTCTCCGGCGACGAGGGCTCGCTCGAGCCCTACCGCCAGGCGTCGTCCAAGCTGACCCGGGAGCTCGAGCCGCTGCGCGCGCTGCTCTCCGGCAGCCCCGAACAAGTGCGGCGGCTGGACACGTTCAAGGATCTGGCCGCGCAGCGCCTGGAGAGCCTGCGCGCCAGCATCGACGTGCGCCGCGACCAGGGGCTCGACGCCGCCCTGGCTCGCCTCAAGAGCGGTGAGGGCGCGCGGGTGATGGACAGCCTGCGCGGGACGGTCGCCGAGATGCTCCAGCACGAGGAGAAGCAGCTCGCGGCGCGCGAGCAGGGGCGCACGGACGAGACGAACGAGCTGGACAGGTTCTTCTGGATCGATGGCATCGCACTGCTGTTCTTCACCTCGCTGGTGGCCCTGGTCATCGGCAGGAGCCTGGAGCGCAAGCTGCAGACGGCCATCTCCCAGGTGCAGGGCTCGTCGGCCGAGCTGCACTCGGCGGCCTCGCAGCAGGTGTCCGGCGCGCGCGAGCAGGCCTCGGCCACGACGGAGATCTCCATCACCGTGAAGGAGCTGTTGTCCACGTCGCGGCAGATCGCCGGCAGCGCCCAGCAGGTGGCGCGCGTGGCGGACGACACGGCCGGGGCGGCGCAGACGGGCAAGGACACGGTGCAGCGCGCCCAGGAGGCCATCGACGTGGTGAGCCGCCAGGTGGACGCGATCGTCACGCACATGCTGGAGCTGGGCAAGCGCTCGCAGGAGATCGGCGGCATCCTGGACATCATCAACGAGCTGAGCGAGCAGACGAACATCCTCGCCATCAACGCCACGATTGAGAGCGCGGGCGCGGGCGAGCACGGCAAGCGCTTCGCCGTGGTGGCGGATGAGATCCGCAAGCTGGCGGACCGGGTGGGCGGCGCGACCAAGGACATCCGCGTGCTCATCGATGAGATCCGCGCCGCCTCCAACACCACCATCATGGCCACCGAGGACGGCTCCAAGGCGGTGCAGAGCAGCGCCAAGCAGTTCAGCGAGGTGGCCGGCAACTTCCGGCGCATCGCGGAGCTGGTGCGCACCAACCTGGACGTGGCGCGGGAGATCGAGCTGAGCACCCAGCAGCAGACGACGGCGGTGGAGCAGGTCAACACCGCCATCCTCGAGGTGGCGCAGACGGCCCGTCAGGCGGAGACGACCTCCTCGCAGACGATGCAGACGGCCAACCAGCTCGCGCAGCTCTCCAAGCAGCTCCACGCCATCCTCAACGCCCGCGCCGAGGCCTGA
- a CDS encoding SDR family NAD(P)-dependent oxidoreductase yields MDQDSRTRPYALVTGASSGIGRELAAVLAREGHALVLVARRTEPLRALAEQLERAHGAPCVVVGADLGTLEGVAQVTREVEARGLALEVLVNNAGFGLAGPVATLPAESQLGMIDLNIRALTALTRAFLPGMVARGRGYVLNVASTAAFQPGPFMTVYFASKAYVLSFSTALHEELRGQGVRVTALCPGYTETEFATRASEHQRPRLFGGPLGTGNARQVAEVGFRGMKRGRAVVIPGLLNVLSAWFGRFSPLALTLRITRYLNGSGKQGPEIPRNSG; encoded by the coding sequence ATGGACCAGGACTCGAGGACGCGGCCGTACGCACTGGTGACGGGGGCCTCCAGCGGCATTGGCCGGGAGCTGGCGGCGGTACTCGCGCGCGAGGGACACGCGCTGGTGTTGGTGGCCCGGCGCACCGAGCCCCTGCGCGCGCTGGCGGAGCAGCTCGAGCGCGCCCATGGCGCCCCCTGTGTGGTGGTGGGCGCGGACCTGGGCACCCTCGAGGGCGTGGCCCAGGTGACGCGCGAGGTGGAGGCGCGGGGGCTCGCCCTCGAGGTGCTGGTGAACAACGCCGGTTTCGGCCTGGCCGGCCCCGTCGCCACGCTGCCCGCCGAGTCCCAGCTCGGGATGATCGATCTCAACATCCGGGCGCTCACCGCGCTCACCCGCGCGTTCCTCCCGGGGATGGTGGCGCGGGGCCGGGGCTACGTGCTCAACGTCGCGTCGACGGCGGCCTTCCAGCCGGGCCCCTTCATGACCGTCTACTTCGCCTCCAAGGCGTATGTGCTGTCCTTCTCCACCGCGCTCCACGAGGAGCTGCGCGGGCAGGGGGTCCGGGTGACGGCGCTGTGCCCGGGCTACACCGAGACGGAGTTCGCCACGCGCGCCTCCGAGCACCAGCGGCCCCGGCTCTTCGGGGGACCGCTCGGCACGGGCAACGCGCGCCAGGTGGCCGAGGTGGGCTTCCGGGGCATGAAGCGGGGCCGGGCGGTGGTCATCCCGGGCTTGCTCAACGTGCTGAGCGCCTGGTTCGGGCGGTTCTCGCCGCTGGCGCTCACGCTGCGCATCACCCGCTACCTCAACGGGAGCGGGAAGCAAGGCCCGGAAATCCCCAGGAATTCCGGGTGA
- a CDS encoding DUF1800 domain-containing protein has product MRRALLLSLLGLLALPGCASGPWARATPPGFMWPATEWSEEKRALHVLRRLAFGPSPRDWEEVRRVGATSWVERQLWPERIPDEALEHQLATLPTVTLGMKALIERYPSLNEHARQLGIRLESQEDRARLTEMLGRDVLPDRMDQDVRTQKLLRAVDSQRQLQEVLVDFWFNHFNVSADKGPVRWMVMSFERDALRPHVFGRFRELLAATAHHPAMLYYLDNWRSAGEAPVPGKGKKASTGLNENYARELLELHTLGVDGGYSQQDVREVARAFTGWTIDQPERAPAFVFQPAMHDTGDKHVLGVALPAGGGQEDGERVLDMLARHPSTARFIATKLARKFVSDAPPPALVERLARVFLRTEGDLRAVYSALFTSPEFWSDAALGAQTKTPLELVVSSVRALGARTDGGPALARLVERMGLNLYRAPAPTGFPEHAAPWVNTGALVQRINFALQLAEGKVPGTHVEFPWGWTSPPANVAALLDALAPRILFEPLSAETHATLLAALAPGERDSMPDGEVRPLDIRDIRRAAGLLLGSPEFQMQ; this is encoded by the coding sequence ATGCGCCGAGCCCTCCTGTTGAGCTTGCTGGGCCTGCTGGCCCTGCCGGGGTGTGCGTCCGGCCCCTGGGCGCGCGCGACGCCCCCGGGCTTCATGTGGCCCGCCACGGAGTGGAGCGAGGAGAAGCGGGCCCTGCATGTGCTGCGGCGGCTCGCCTTCGGGCCCTCGCCCCGGGATTGGGAGGAGGTGCGCCGCGTGGGGGCGACGTCCTGGGTGGAGCGGCAGTTGTGGCCCGAGCGCATCCCCGATGAGGCCCTGGAGCACCAGTTGGCAACCCTGCCAACGGTGACCCTCGGCATGAAGGCGCTCATTGAGCGCTACCCGTCGCTCAATGAGCATGCGCGGCAGCTGGGGATCCGGCTGGAGTCGCAGGAGGATCGGGCGCGGCTCACGGAGATGCTGGGACGGGACGTGTTGCCCGATCGCATGGACCAGGATGTGCGCACCCAGAAGCTCTTGCGCGCCGTGGACAGCCAGCGCCAGTTGCAGGAGGTGCTGGTGGACTTCTGGTTCAACCACTTCAACGTGTCGGCGGACAAGGGGCCGGTGCGCTGGATGGTGATGTCCTTCGAGCGCGATGCGCTGCGGCCCCACGTCTTCGGGCGTTTCCGCGAGCTGTTGGCGGCCACCGCGCACCACCCCGCCATGCTCTACTACCTGGACAACTGGCGCAGCGCGGGCGAGGCCCCCGTGCCGGGCAAGGGCAAGAAGGCTTCCACCGGACTCAACGAGAACTACGCCCGGGAACTGCTGGAGCTGCACACGCTCGGGGTGGATGGCGGCTACTCGCAACAGGACGTGCGCGAGGTGGCGCGGGCCTTCACGGGCTGGACGATCGATCAACCCGAGCGCGCGCCCGCCTTCGTCTTCCAGCCCGCCATGCACGACACGGGAGACAAGCACGTGCTCGGCGTGGCGCTGCCCGCGGGGGGTGGACAGGAGGACGGGGAGCGGGTGCTGGACATGCTCGCGCGCCACCCCTCCACCGCGCGCTTCATCGCCACGAAGCTGGCGCGCAAGTTCGTGTCGGACGCACCGCCCCCGGCACTGGTGGAGCGGCTGGCCCGGGTGTTCCTGCGCACCGAGGGGGACTTGCGCGCCGTGTACTCGGCCCTCTTCACCTCGCCCGAGTTCTGGTCCGACGCCGCCCTGGGCGCGCAGACCAAGACGCCCCTGGAGCTGGTGGTCTCCAGCGTCCGCGCCCTGGGGGCCCGGACGGATGGCGGGCCGGCGCTCGCCCGCCTCGTGGAGCGCATGGGCCTGAACCTCTACCGCGCTCCCGCGCCCACGGGTTTCCCGGAACACGCGGCCCCCTGGGTGAACACCGGCGCCCTCGTGCAGCGCATCAACTTCGCCCTCCAGCTCGCCGAGGGCAAGGTGCCGGGCACCCACGTGGAGTTCCCCTGGGGATGGACCTCGCCTCCCGCGAACGTGGCGGCGCTCCTGGACGCGCTCGCCCCCCGCATCCTCTTCGAGCCCCTGTCCGCCGAGACCCACGCCACGTTGCTCGCCGCGCTCGCGCCCGGGGAGAGGGATTCCATGCCGGATGGGGAGGTGCGGCCCCTGGATATCCGCGACATCCGCCGCGCGGCGGGCCTGTTGCTCGGCTCCCCCGAATTCCAGATGCAGTGA
- a CDS encoding DUF1501 domain-containing protein, which yields MPHLSRRLLLQASGLSLLGLTTAPPFLARAAQQVPGGGRRVLVTLFLRGGADGLSLVAPVGDADYHRLRPTIALRATGEHAALRLDDTFGLHPGLAALMPQWSNGTLAVVHAVGLPQAMRSHFDAQDFIETGTPGVKSTREGYLNRVLAQLPPEPASAFRAVAMQDTLPLALAGTAPALALEALADFRLRDPQRGATFASLYAGAVDEALRTTGAEASTALARVRDDGLAKMPPAHGAAYPRSPMGKRMQDIARLIRADVGLQVAATEMGGWDTHVAQGSAKGSFAARARELGEALGAFVQDLGPRWSDVLVVVMTEFGRTVKENGSRGTDHGTGSAMLVLGGGVRGRRVVGPWKGLAPEHLLEERDVPSLTDFRAVLSEALEGHLGVRSLASVFPGFQLRPQALLGLLRG from the coding sequence ATGCCGCACCTGTCGCGCCGTCTGCTGCTCCAGGCCTCGGGCCTGTCCCTTCTGGGCCTGACCACCGCGCCCCCCTTCCTCGCCCGCGCCGCGCAGCAGGTGCCCGGAGGCGGGCGCCGGGTGCTCGTCACACTCTTCCTGCGCGGAGGGGCGGATGGGCTCTCGCTGGTGGCTCCGGTGGGGGACGCGGACTATCACCGGCTCCGGCCCACGATCGCGCTGCGCGCCACGGGGGAGCACGCCGCGCTGCGCCTGGATGACACCTTCGGGCTGCACCCGGGGCTCGCCGCGCTGATGCCCCAGTGGAGCAACGGCACGCTCGCGGTGGTGCACGCGGTGGGGCTGCCCCAGGCGATGCGCAGCCACTTCGACGCCCAGGACTTCATCGAGACCGGGACGCCCGGGGTGAAGTCCACCCGCGAGGGCTACCTCAACCGCGTGCTGGCGCAGCTCCCCCCGGAGCCGGCGAGTGCCTTTCGCGCCGTGGCGATGCAGGACACCCTGCCGCTGGCGCTCGCGGGCACGGCTCCGGCCCTGGCGCTGGAGGCCCTGGCGGACTTCCGGCTGCGCGACCCCCAGCGCGGCGCCACCTTCGCGTCCCTCTATGCCGGAGCGGTGGACGAGGCCCTGCGCACCACGGGCGCCGAGGCGAGCACGGCGCTCGCGCGGGTGCGGGATGACGGCCTGGCGAAGATGCCCCCGGCGCACGGAGCGGCCTATCCCCGCTCGCCGATGGGCAAGCGGATGCAGGACATCGCGCGGCTCATCCGCGCGGACGTGGGGCTCCAGGTGGCCGCCACCGAGATGGGGGGCTGGGACACGCACGTGGCGCAGGGCAGTGCGAAAGGCTCCTTCGCCGCGCGGGCCCGGGAGCTCGGCGAGGCCCTGGGGGCGTTCGTCCAGGACCTGGGGCCGCGGTGGAGCGACGTGCTCGTGGTGGTGATGACGGAGTTCGGCCGCACGGTGAAGGAGAACGGCAGCCGGGGCACGGACCATGGCACGGGGAGCGCGATGCTGGTGCTCGGCGGCGGCGTGCGCGGGAGGCGCGTGGTGGGGCCGTGGAAGGGACTCGCGCCCGAGCACCTGTTGGAGGAGCGGGATGTGCCCTCGCTCACGGACTTCCGCGCCGTGCTCTCCGAGGCGCTGGAGGGACACCTGGGCGTGCGCTCCCTGGCGTCCGTCTTCCCCGGCTTCCAGCTCCGGCCCCAGGCGCTGCTGGGGTTGTTGCGCGGGTGA
- a CDS encoding ATP-dependent nuclease, which yields MRIKNVTISGFRSFGPDPVNFELAGDLTVVIGPNAAGKTALLQALAKLFGVTRAQRTIHRTDFHLAPNADPADRTPRDLFIDVIIELPEFAKGSATAEAIAPTFRHMRIEHPNAPPKCRLRLKARWEDDGTLEGEVSQELYWVDTLDAAPNEEQYHPVSPSERGLIQLYYTPASRDAEAQIRATTGALAARLLRAIEWSESTKKAVEEASQGLQATFNTEAAIKAISAALAHRWSALHDEKTDTMPSLSLIGRRFEEVVNHINVVFQQGPMGIERGLESLSDGQQSLFYFALAAAVFDLERDAVANSIEGFHAEELTIPALSIFAIEEPENHLSPYYLARIVNQVRSLVSDGAAQAIVTSHSPAVLSRVEPKEVRYCRCEPQTRLTSISAVPLPEDDQEAAKFVRGAMLAFPELYFARFVVLVEGDSERVVLPRLAQALGLLIDPAFVAIVPLGGRHVQYFWRLLNGLRIPYATLLDLDVGREGGGFGRVKTAIMQLLAIGFDKNQILSTGNGVLSDAKLANMHTWSNEHLDSWVGSLKRYGVYFSSPLDFDMSMLAAFQDAYTLTIPSGGGPKTTVEKAAEAVLSKGGLIAYEGKLSAYKPLLPAYRYHFLTHSKPATHLRALVGVDDETLSKGMPNCLRSLFEQVKTHLRRD from the coding sequence GTGCGTATCAAAAACGTCACTATTTCTGGCTTTCGGAGCTTTGGTCCTGATCCGGTTAACTTCGAGTTGGCTGGAGATCTAACCGTGGTTATCGGACCGAATGCCGCCGGTAAGACAGCTCTACTCCAAGCCCTAGCCAAACTATTCGGGGTCACGCGCGCGCAGCGCACCATCCACCGCACTGACTTTCACCTAGCACCCAATGCCGATCCGGCTGACCGAACGCCACGTGATCTGTTTATCGATGTGATCATTGAATTGCCGGAATTTGCCAAAGGGTCCGCGACAGCAGAGGCTATTGCACCTACTTTCAGGCACATGCGCATTGAGCATCCAAATGCGCCGCCCAAGTGTAGATTACGGTTGAAAGCTCGCTGGGAAGACGACGGCACGCTTGAAGGCGAGGTCAGCCAAGAACTGTATTGGGTCGACACCTTAGACGCGGCACCCAATGAGGAACAGTACCACCCTGTGTCGCCGTCTGAGCGAGGGCTGATCCAACTATACTACACACCAGCCAGCCGGGATGCTGAGGCCCAAATCCGCGCAACGACTGGAGCGCTTGCCGCTAGGCTGCTGCGTGCCATCGAATGGTCGGAGTCAACAAAAAAGGCCGTCGAAGAAGCCAGCCAAGGATTGCAGGCAACCTTCAACACCGAAGCGGCGATCAAGGCGATCAGCGCGGCACTCGCGCATCGCTGGTCGGCACTGCATGACGAGAAGACAGATACCATGCCGAGCCTGTCACTAATTGGCCGCCGATTCGAGGAGGTTGTCAATCACATCAACGTCGTGTTCCAACAAGGCCCTATGGGGATTGAGCGCGGTCTTGAGTCTCTGAGTGACGGGCAGCAGTCTTTATTCTACTTTGCGCTCGCGGCGGCAGTGTTCGATCTTGAGCGCGATGCTGTTGCTAACAGTATCGAGGGGTTCCACGCTGAGGAACTCACCATCCCGGCGCTGTCGATCTTCGCGATCGAAGAACCTGAAAACCATTTGTCGCCTTATTATCTTGCCCGCATCGTGAATCAAGTGCGCTCGCTTGTTTCGGATGGGGCCGCCCAAGCGATCGTTACTAGCCACTCGCCCGCAGTGCTGAGCCGAGTCGAACCCAAGGAAGTTCGTTACTGCCGCTGCGAACCGCAAACTCGACTGACCTCGATTAGTGCCGTGCCGTTGCCGGAGGACGACCAAGAAGCGGCGAAGTTTGTTCGTGGGGCAATGCTCGCCTTTCCTGAACTTTACTTTGCGCGTTTTGTAGTGCTGGTAGAGGGCGACTCCGAACGGGTGGTCTTGCCGCGTCTGGCCCAAGCGTTGGGCTTGCTTATTGATCCTGCTTTCGTAGCTATCGTCCCGCTGGGTGGACGGCACGTGCAGTACTTCTGGCGATTGCTGAACGGTCTTCGTATCCCTTACGCAACCCTCTTAGACCTTGACGTCGGTCGTGAGGGCGGCGGTTTCGGTCGAGTGAAAACCGCAATCATGCAACTACTGGCGATTGGTTTTGATAAGAATCAAATCCTCTCAACAGGCAATGGAGTGTTGTCCGATGCGAAACTGGCAAATATGCACACTTGGTCAAACGAGCACCTGGACTCATGGGTTGGCAGTTTGAAGAGATATGGCGTTTATTTTTCGTCGCCGCTCGATTTTGATATGTCAATGTTGGCGGCTTTTCAGGATGCGTACACTCTCACGATTCCGAGTGGGGGCGGTCCTAAGACGACGGTTGAGAAGGCCGCCGAGGCAGTGCTTAGCAAAGGTGGACTCATTGCCTACGAAGGCAAGCTCAGCGCCTATAAACCATTGTTGCCAGCTTACCGCTATCATTTTCTGACTCACAGCAAACCGGCGACGCATCTGCGGGCTCTGGTCGGCGTTGACGACGAAACGTTGAGTAAAGGCATGCCGAATTGTTTGCGGTCTCTCTTCGAGCAGGTGAAGACACACCTGCGGCGGGACTAA
- a CDS encoding UvrD-helicase domain-containing protein, whose product MSPHRRRIRAEEWVPIGVNALEDNALDVVRSTDNRSVIAGPGAGKTELLAQRAAFLLQTGNSPRPQRILAISFKRDAAANLAARVRKRCHPEHAGRLDSMTFDAFAKAIVDRFGQALPKDWRPQPNYELIFPFERDYRDYLSSIGAPPAQVGTRAQLMAIHAKTFERKHLFGAPLPEKPHVPANAAQWAADRYWRSSIESSSGSFLSFPMLGRLAELVLRVNPVVREALALTYSHLFLDEFQDTTQIQYDLVKTIFLGSSAIVTAVGDNKQQIMRWAMAMDDPFAEFERDFAAKRTPLFHNYRSSPDLVRIQHVLAQALDAQAVKPVSKTTGTVSGDSCAVWEFSTPNVESNVLAAFIVAQMKDHGLGPRDFVLLVRQSAKNYAALLAPALANYNLLLRNEAAEIGKVKLQELLSEELSELVVRFIHLATSERAGRSWSECQEALAHLRGILSDDDAARSRLGHEINDFCAGLRVKYPAPVSTEVEAIALVDEVLNFIGRKDLAASYPAYRQGDWIDKVAEAIALHMYESCTKATDWATALNIYEGSDALPLMTIHKSKGLEYHTVIFVGLDDGAWWSFDNDKIEATAGFFVAFTRAKQRVLFTYCAKRGARKKIDPLYKLLQQAGVSVVPAG is encoded by the coding sequence ATGTCACCACATCGCCGCCGTATACGCGCTGAAGAGTGGGTCCCAATAGGGGTAAATGCGCTTGAAGACAACGCGCTTGATGTTGTGCGCTCAACGGATAACCGCTCGGTTATTGCCGGCCCTGGGGCTGGCAAGACTGAACTGCTCGCCCAGCGCGCCGCTTTTCTACTCCAGACGGGCAACTCGCCGCGACCGCAGCGCATTTTGGCAATCAGCTTCAAGCGCGACGCGGCGGCAAACCTCGCTGCACGGGTGCGCAAGCGGTGTCATCCCGAGCACGCTGGGCGGCTCGACTCGATGACCTTCGATGCTTTCGCAAAGGCCATAGTAGATCGGTTCGGTCAAGCTTTACCGAAAGATTGGCGTCCCCAGCCCAACTACGAACTCATCTTCCCCTTCGAACGGGACTACCGTGATTATTTGAGCAGCATTGGCGCCCCTCCTGCTCAGGTCGGCACGCGGGCGCAACTCATGGCGATCCATGCAAAGACCTTCGAGCGGAAGCATTTGTTCGGGGCGCCTCTACCTGAAAAACCTCATGTGCCTGCCAACGCCGCACAGTGGGCGGCTGATCGTTATTGGCGAAGTTCAATCGAAAGCTCAAGCGGTAGCTTCCTCAGTTTCCCGATGCTCGGCCGGTTGGCGGAACTCGTCTTGCGCGTCAACCCTGTGGTGCGGGAAGCACTTGCGCTAACCTACTCGCACCTGTTTTTGGACGAGTTCCAGGACACGACTCAGATCCAATACGATTTGGTCAAGACAATCTTCCTTGGTTCTTCAGCCATCGTAACCGCCGTTGGCGATAACAAACAACAGATCATGCGTTGGGCGATGGCAATGGACGATCCCTTTGCCGAGTTCGAGCGTGACTTTGCGGCCAAGCGGACACCGCTGTTTCATAATTACCGTTCTTCACCTGATCTCGTACGCATCCAGCATGTCCTGGCCCAAGCACTCGACGCGCAAGCAGTCAAGCCGGTGTCGAAGACGACTGGAACGGTGTCCGGCGACAGTTGCGCGGTCTGGGAGTTTTCGACGCCTAATGTAGAATCGAATGTTCTTGCCGCGTTCATTGTCGCCCAGATGAAGGACCATGGTCTTGGTCCGCGTGACTTCGTGCTGCTCGTTCGCCAGAGCGCAAAAAATTATGCCGCACTTTTGGCTCCAGCGCTAGCCAATTATAACCTGCTGTTGCGCAATGAGGCGGCCGAGATTGGGAAGGTGAAGCTGCAGGAGTTGCTCTCCGAAGAGTTGTCGGAGTTGGTAGTCCGCTTCATTCATCTGGCCACTAGCGAGCGGGCGGGTCGAAGTTGGAGCGAATGCCAAGAGGCTCTTGCTCATCTCCGAGGGATTTTGTCCGATGACGATGCCGCACGGTCTCGGCTGGGTCATGAGATTAATGACTTCTGCGCTGGCTTACGGGTCAAGTATCCCGCACCGGTGAGCACTGAAGTAGAGGCCATCGCGTTGGTCGACGAGGTGCTCAATTTTATAGGCAGGAAAGATCTCGCAGCTTCCTACCCAGCATACCGGCAGGGCGATTGGATTGATAAGGTTGCTGAGGCGATCGCATTGCACATGTATGAGAGTTGCACGAAGGCAACGGACTGGGCGACGGCACTCAATATTTACGAGGGCTCAGACGCCTTGCCACTCATGACCATCCATAAAAGCAAAGGTCTTGAGTACCATACTGTTATTTTCGTCGGGCTTGATGATGGTGCGTGGTGGAGCTTTGATAATGATAAAATCGAGGCGACTGCCGGTTTCTTTGTTGCATTCACGCGCGCCAAACAACGGGTCCTGTTCACATACTGCGCGAAGAGGGGGGCGCGAAAAAAGATCGACCCGCTCTACAAGCTACTGCAGCAGGCGGGCGTTAGCGTGGTCCCTGCTGGATGA
- a CDS encoding DUF2381 family protein, whose protein sequence is MWKILLLRSTLFLALVASIAGAEERAPNERAIFFSDHPNQEAPEVYVVGGVVTVLGLEQPCDPARTKMLGWEGRFEPLQCAGRWVLLAPIRDLEPKDRFMLLVTLADGTELPFTVTSKQENVMDRTGDQQVNVFRDREASKAVLASLHDSLRREEKLRETVARYQKEDSVDHALAALLLKGATKQTTFRERRRALFRCPTGAEFRITVFASKGQDKMAVVFNVKNNSPSEPWGLMEARLLTAEGQEDRPFALRASRNLWGPGGESGQIAVVVDASAFDSKGGPENLVLELFRHGDGLRQAWVFLDQHILRE, encoded by the coding sequence ATGTGGAAAATCTTACTTCTCCGGTCGACCCTGTTCCTCGCCCTCGTGGCATCCATCGCCGGGGCGGAGGAACGCGCTCCCAACGAACGAGCCATCTTCTTCTCGGATCATCCGAACCAGGAGGCTCCTGAAGTGTACGTCGTGGGCGGCGTCGTGACCGTTCTCGGCCTGGAGCAGCCCTGCGACCCGGCACGCACGAAGATGCTGGGGTGGGAAGGCCGCTTCGAACCCTTGCAATGTGCTGGGCGGTGGGTGCTGCTCGCGCCGATTCGTGACTTGGAGCCCAAGGACCGGTTCATGCTGTTGGTCACGCTCGCGGATGGGACGGAACTGCCCTTCACCGTGACGTCCAAGCAAGAAAACGTCATGGACCGGACCGGAGACCAGCAGGTCAACGTGTTCCGCGACCGAGAGGCCTCGAAGGCCGTGCTCGCATCCTTGCACGACTCACTTCGACGCGAGGAAAAGCTGCGGGAGACCGTCGCGCGCTACCAGAAGGAGGATTCGGTCGACCACGCCCTCGCGGCTCTCTTGTTGAAGGGAGCCACCAAACAAACGACGTTCCGGGAGCGGCGACGGGCGCTCTTCAGGTGCCCGACGGGGGCGGAGTTCCGCATCACCGTTTTCGCCAGCAAGGGGCAGGACAAGATGGCGGTGGTCTTCAACGTGAAGAACAACAGCCCGAGCGAGCCTTGGGGTCTGATGGAAGCCCGTTTGTTGACGGCGGAGGGGCAGGAGGACAGACCGTTCGCGCTTCGGGCCTCTCGAAATCTCTGGGGGCCAGGAGGGGAGAGTGGGCAGATCGCCGTGGTCGTGGACGCGAGTGCCTTCGACTCCAAAGGGGGGCCCGAGAACCTCGTCCTCGAACTCTTCCGGCACGGAGATGGGCTGCGGCAAGCCTGGGTTTTTCTGGATCAGCACATCCTGCGTGAGTAG
- a CDS encoding serine/threonine protein kinase, whose translation MRRSLPVLLLCLSSCATTPGNVSLRSDGTPGPEECPQKALEAMRILGLSVGDAAEVELDVNQTDASPITLYDGPVESMLNSPLGPFPSVSRLYGRVWTGGPQAVIRYYEVQPPEREPIPICAVARLGLGQLRKKPESKPGTAILEFSSAALYIVNSFR comes from the coding sequence ATGCGACGTTCGCTGCCCGTCCTTCTGCTGTGCCTGTCCTCCTGCGCGACGACTCCCGGCAATGTGTCCCTGCGCTCGGATGGTACGCCTGGGCCGGAGGAGTGTCCGCAGAAAGCCCTCGAAGCCATGCGGATCCTCGGGTTGAGCGTGGGAGACGCCGCGGAGGTCGAGCTGGACGTCAACCAGACCGACGCCAGTCCCATCACGCTCTATGACGGACCCGTGGAGAGCATGCTCAACAGCCCCCTGGGTCCGTTCCCGTCGGTCAGCCGACTCTATGGGCGGGTATGGACGGGAGGACCCCAGGCCGTCATCCGGTATTACGAAGTGCAGCCCCCGGAACGCGAGCCCATTCCCATCTGCGCCGTGGCCCGGCTCGGCCTGGGTCAACTCCGCAAGAAGCCCGAGTCCAAGCCAGGCACGGCCATCCTCGAGTTCTCCAGCGCGGCGCTCTACATCGTGAACTCGTTTCGCTGA